The Toxorhynchites rutilus septentrionalis strain SRP chromosome 1, ASM2978413v1, whole genome shotgun sequence genome contains the following window.
gattttgcacgcgagtacaggagggttaatagcacttgattgaaacatatttaatcacagtgttacatggatagaaaacattcaaataaactctttcacatgaatgtttttttaaattcccagaggaactggcagattattttccagatctttttcgatgctgaatggcatccaaacggaaagaattccgcgcgtgtatgtgtgtgtgtgtagcggctgcttcgagatcttcccggggaaccgtttgtggcatcactctcctcctgatggattcccttctggcctaaggtgcacaaacaggctcttggtgacaccgttcatccgcgctttcatgataaacgaagagcttcaccacaacagcgacaacatgctccaatccatttcgttcagttgtttaggagctattaacgctcaaaatctcggtctccggcgtaacgctttcgttttcgaaactttgattttacactccgatatagaaatgaaagacgtagtcctacgtcaaaattgatgGTTCCAAGTTCATatgcgttaccttcagaatatacataTGGAGGTTagaccgagcagcactctcaggcagttcagtctttttattgatgaataatgagtactcagggcgggcgcgaagttaaaaaaatcgtgtaaatacaaaacagatctcatttaattttgactattaacttgaatgttttacttgACAAAATTACTTaacgtatccacgtggacattatcaaaaccccctcccccctcaccgtggacaagcgtggacattttcgtcacccctaccccccctaaagttgtccacgtggtatgtggacagccccttactgCGCGGAAGaccttgttaataccaaaagagcctaattcgcatgtgttataaatttgctcatgttactcTCGCGTATAAtaagaattttacttcatatgcaaatacaccttctatatatatatttttaattgcaATTTTTCTAAATGTAtgaacttcagtattgaattgttatttttttcaaatgtactttaagactcgtgtcagtgaagcgccacacagtctgatattTTGCcacaatacatggagttttccattaggCCTTTCCTCAAGCGTgggtgacaacttttgtttatactgagtaccgttatgtaTTATTCATAGGAGCACTGTTTGGATTCTTGAATAGATTCACTAGACATTCCTCCCTGTTTTACgtggcgaatgacgtgagatggccCAAATCATAGTGTTCCTGGAGGCGAATGgggtgactatagtttgtcactaggtgagattgaAGTCGTTTcatcatatgttatcgactctgGTATCAAATAGGAGCTAAAAAGTATGGTGGCTTCCAGAATAAAGCGAGAAACTTTACCATCTCTTCTCATTCGCCGCGCAGAATAAATCGGagctattgtttttttttataaaaaatgtgaACTGATATATTATTGCATGAGTACAAGAATTGTATACTTCTTTGCTTTGGTGCTGATACGATCACAAATCTTTGTCTGCTACCATCCGCATTAGGATGAAGAAACTTATTGACCTTCGGATGATCAAATTCTGGCGgatgaaaatggaaaaacaaattACTTTATTGTAACGATAGTTTCTCCGTTGCTCTATGTGTTTCACACTTGATGTCCACAGAGATCtaataaacaaaacataaaGTAATGCAAACCTTAGTTTAGCCTAAAGGAAAAGAAAGTAAAAATAATAGCCTATTCTGGATTAACTTTACACCTAAAGTAGGTTTCCTGCACCACATCCTGGAACCGTTTATCACCGTTCGATCGTCTCGAACTCGTTCACGCATACACGTACACGTTCACTGTGTCTAATATACTCTAAGGACTCTCACATGTGTTCGATCTTGTGCTAGCTGCTTCTAATACAAATCACGAGCCGAACTGTTGCTCACTGCCATCGATCGCAGCGAACTCGTACGCCCCGTGACCATCGAATTGCAGATAGAAATCGTGGTGCTTCCAAAGCGATTTGCGATGCGAGACGGTGAACAGTGTGATGCCTGCTTTACGACAATATTCGTACATGCTGCCTTCCACGTCAACCGAAACGGCAGAGGTGCACTCATCCAATATAGCGAACTGTGGATTGTGGTAGAAGAGGCGAGCCATGGCAATACGTTGCTTTTCGCCCCCGGAAAGTACATCAATCCAGTCTTCGATCGCGTCCAAACCATTCTCACGCACTTGTAGGTATGTCAACTGCACGAGTTCAAGATAGCCCAGCAAATCGGCATCTGTTTTTCCTCGTCGTTTCATTTCCTGGTGTGTATGGGGATAGGTTATCTGAAAATATCTGGAATCAAACAAACACCCAGCTTCAAAACATTCCTTCAAACAAACCTGATCCCTTAGCGTTCCCAACGTCATATAAGGCCTCTGGGGAATGTAGAACAACTTGCCTGCCGGTGGTTTGGTCACCTTACCGCCCCAGGTAGGCCACAGCTCGCCAAGGATACGGAACAGACTGCTCTTGCCACAACCATTCGGACCACACACCAGCACATTCGTACCCGATTTCACCTCGAAGTTCAAATCCTTCACGAGGACATCTCCGTTCGGGGTCACCAGCGGAACGTTTTCGAACCGGATAAGGTTATCCTGGAACTTGAGCAGTCCTTTGCCCGGGCCGATTTCGGCGTCGGCAACGCTCGAATTACTTACCATGGTTCGCTCGTATCGTCCGGCGTTCAAATCCCTCAGCACAACCGTCAGTTCCGTCATGCGGGCAGTGAAACCGGCTAGACGAGACATTTCACGGCCGGCCAGCACCAGCCGGCCGATAGCTTCCGCCAGTTTCACGAGCATACGTCCGAAGGTGTAGTATTTCTAGCgaataaaaatacaatcaatggtACTCGGAGGGGACATCGAAGCGTAACTTACACTCAATCTTTCGCCGGCTTGGCTACCCGTCAACAGTGGATGATTTTCTTCGAAGAATGGTAACGATACGGCGTAGAAACCGACAACGGTTGCGATATCTGGTGCACAGTTGGCCAAGAGTTAACAATCACGAAATTTCGGTAAGATAGTTCAAAATAGATACTCACATTTCGCGACCATATTGTCGATTATACCCATTCCAACCCGGAACTCGAGAAACTTACGCATGTGGCTCACAAGTTTGTTGAAGCTTGCCAGAATGGTGAGCTTCTCGCGGTTGTTACCTTTGTAGAACGCGATCTGGGAGGAGAGTTGGAACAATTAATTGATTATCCTTGATTGATTTTGGGTCAATCTCAGCGTATTTTGGAATTAATTCGCTCATTGTAGACGTGGTGGTGGtacaaatttttgaagaaaatagcaTACGTATGCGAGTGgtttcatttttcgatttcgaaGATTTTCGCTATATTTCATATTGAGTTGAATGACACTAAATTTGCGAACCTGTCCCAACAATAACTGGAGAAAAACTTTGCTGATTTCCAGTTGAATCAATTCCAGATGGAACAGCTCGAGGATCAGCAGTTATATGCTGCCTGACGAGAAAAGACATATAACTATTCTATGTGATTTTGACCGCAATTACTTGAGGTTGTATAGATCATATGGCATTGGTATCGCATCTAATCTCTGGTTATAGACAACAGCTTTTTTTGGTCGAAATGTCATAACATCCAGGGTTTAGCAGCTTTCTCTTTATTTCTCTCTCTTCCTCCCTCTTTTTCTCCACtttctttttctctctattttcctctctctctctctctctctctctctctctctcttctctctctctctcttttctctctctctctcttctctctcttttctctttctctctctctctctctctctctctttctctctctctcttttcctctctctctctctctctctctctctcttttcctctctctctctcttttttttttatagaggtgaggaacgctcttccagccttatctgggaagggttaacccagacgtcgagtggggatcgcacccacaaaaaccaagccctctactcgttgccttatttcccctgggaccacatctaggcgactacttcagggggtggctgtgctcatgcactcttcgagttttcaacgctgactagcgttgtccttccctttttctcaatattttttcctctctattcgcttttcagTTCGCTGCGCTTACGTCCTCTTCGCTGGCatccgcttacccgtcgagacgtgtaccgattaggaattgccctccaacttgacgcgcaacccgtcacagtcaccctcgcggggtttctcacctgtcgagacgtgcaccgattaggaagcgccctccaacttgacgcgcgccccgtcacagtcaccctcgcaggatttctcttcctagcggagcgccgattaggtagtgccctccaacatgacgcgcactccgtcacagctactctcgtggggtatgcaccattttgatcatggcttcatccttgatgctcgctccttcgaaatgttcgcagtgtttctccatccaggccacgatcacgCGTTGCCAGGCaatcatttttgctgttctccacggcagtatccggttacctgtcgagacgtgtaccgattaggaagcgccctctaacttgacgcgcgccccgtcacagtcaccctcgcaggatttctcttcccagcggagcgccgattaggtagtgccctccatcatgacgcgcactccgtcacggcggctctcggggggtactatccggtactacagccgtctcAGTTGTTCATCTTttatggtcaggcgttatccgcatgctggtcgcgtctccacttccgctgtagctcggacatgatatgtacgattgcactgtttactgcgttccaggtgccctcgtcacgacacatttcctccacgatgttcccagcatgaagggtaggcagcccctcgcgcactgtggtgaatctgggacattcgaatacgatgtgtttcggtgtttcctccacatctccacactccggacaaagaggcgatcttgcgtgtccgaaccggtgcagatactgcctgaagcagccatggccagacaaaaactgcgttaggtggaaatttacctctccatgtttctctctctctctctctctctctctctctctctctctctctccctctccttTTCGtgtctcactctctctcttttcctctctctctctctctctctctctctctctcttttcctctctctctctctctctctctctctcttttcctctctctctctctctctctctctctctcttttcctctctctctctctctctctctctctctctcttttcctctctctctctctcttttcctctctctctctctctctttctttctttctctctctctctctctctttctccctctctctctctccctctctctctctctttctccctctctctctctctcctctctctctctctccctttctctctctctctctcttcctctctcgctttctctcttcctctctctctcttttcctctctctctcttcctctcactgtctctctctctctatttcgctctttctctcactctctctctctctatttcgctctttctctcactctctctctctctctctttctctctctctctttctctttctctctctctctctctctctttctctctctctctctttctctctctctctctctctctctttctctctctctctctctttctctctctctctctctttctctctctctctctctctctctttcattCTATATCTATACCTTTTTCTCGTTCTTTCTCTCACTTCCACTTTCTCTCTTCCTCTTTCTCCCTATTTTCCTGTCTTTCTCTCTCATTCGCTATACACTTGGCTAACACAGCGCTAAAACAGTGGAAGTAACATCACAAATCTACCGAAGTGCCAAGCTACTAAAATGTGTTCGAGTTTTTACGCGGACTCTGACGTCGTCGAAACTTCGTACCGTCCCAAATTTCAGCTTGTTTGATCTCCAAAACTCAAG
Protein-coding sequences here:
- the LOC129761823 gene encoding ATP-binding cassette sub-family D member 3, translating into MAPNLSKIAVNQNLAIAIAGCTAATWIILYGKQIHKARKQRPEDEIQYIISDKKEKRTTKAHVNSVFFKQLRALLKIIIPKKWSAENGLLLIIAASLIARSISDIWMIQSATAIESTIITMNKSQFRITLFKYLSALPAIAVVNNVLKWSIGELKLRFRTNLSQHLYTEYLKGFTYYKMSNLDNRIANADQLLTTDIDKFCESVTDLYSNICKPLLDIVIYVYRLTTNLGGMTPSILLLYLFFSGMFLTNLRKPTGRLTVMEQKLEGEFRYVNSRLITNSEEIAFYKGNNREKLTILASFNKLVSHMRKFLEFRVGMGIIDNMVAKYIATVVGFYAVSLPFFEENHPLLTGSQAGERLSKYYTFGRMLVKLAEAIGRLVLAGREMSRLAGFTARMTELTVVLRDLNAGRYERTMVSNSSVADAEIGPGKGLLKFQDNLIRFENVPLVTPNGDVLVKDLNFEVKSGTNVLVCGPNGCGKSSLFRILGELWPTWGGKVTKPPAGKLFYIPQRPYMTLGTLRDQITYPHTHQEMKRRGKTDADLLGYLELVQLTYLQVRENGLDAIEDWIDVLSGGEKQRIAMARLFYHNPQFAILDECTSAVSVDVEGSMYEYCRKAGITLFTVSHRKSLWKHHDFYLQFDGHGAYEFAAIDGSEQQFGS